One segment of Hippopotamus amphibius kiboko isolate mHipAmp2 chromosome 4, mHipAmp2.hap2, whole genome shotgun sequence DNA contains the following:
- the FLRT2 gene encoding leucine-rich repeat transmembrane protein FLRT2, with protein MGLQTTKGPGQGAFFLKSWLLISLGLYSQVSKLLACPSVCRCDRNFVYCNERSLTSVPLGIPEGVTVLYLHNNQINNAGFPAELHNVQSVHTVYLYGNQLDEFPMNLPKNVRVLHLQENNIQTISRAALAQLLKLEELHLDDNSISTVGVEDGAFREAISLKLLFLSKNHLSSVPVGLPVDLQELRVDENRIAVISDMAFQNLTSLERLIVDGNLLTNKGIAEGTFSHLTKLKEFSIVRNSLSHPPPDLPGTHLIRLYLQDNQINHIPLTAFSNLRKLERLDISNNQLRMLTQGVFDNLSNLKQLTARNNPWFCDCSIKWVTEWLKHIPSSLNVRGFMCQGPEQVRGMAVRELNMNLLSCPTTTPGLPLFTPAPSSASPTTQPPTVSGPTRSRSYTPLTPMASKLPTIPDWDGRERVTPPLSERIQLSIHFVNDTSIQVSWLSLFTVMAYKLTWVKMGHSLVGGIVQERIVSGEKQHLSLVNLEPRSTYRICLVPLDAFNYRAVEDTICSEATTHASYMNNGSNTASSHEQTTSHSMGSPFLLAGLIGGAVIFVLVVLLSVFCWHMHKKGRYTSQKWKYNRGRRKDDYCEAGTKKDNSILEMTETSFQIVSLNNDQLLKGDFRLQPIYTPNGGINYTDCHIPNNMRYCNSSVPDLEHCHT; from the coding sequence ATGGGCCTACAGACCACAAAAGGGCCCGGCCAGGGGGCTTTTTTCCTGAAATCTTGGCTTCTCATTTCCCTGGGGCTCTACTCCCAAGTGTCAAAACTCCTGGCGTGCCCTAGCGTGTGTCGCTGTGACAGGAACTTTGTCTACTGTAACGAGCGAAGCTTGACCTCAGTGCCTCTTGGGATCCCGGAGGGCGTCACTGTACTCTACCTCCACAACAACCAAATTAATAATGCTGGGTTTCCTGCAGAACTGCACAACGTACAGTCTGTGCACACCGTCTACCTTTACGGCAACCAACTGGATGAGTTCCCCATGAACCTTCCCAAGAATGTCCGAGTTCTCCATCTGCAGGAAAACAACATTCAGACCATTTCACGGGCAGCCCTGGCCCAGCTCTTGAAGCTTGAAGAGCTCCACCTGGATGACAACTCGATATCCACCGTGGGGGTGGAAGACGGGGCCTTCCGGGAGGCTATTAGCCTCAAATTGTTGTTTCTATCCAAGAATCACCTGAGCAGTGTGCCTGTGGGGCTTCCCGTGGACCTGCAAGAGCTGAGAGTGGATGAGAATCGAATTGCCGTCATCTCAGACATGGCCTTTCAGAACCTCACGAGCTTGGAGCGTCTGATTGTGGACGGAAACCTCCTGACCAACAAGGGCATTGCCGAGGGCACCTTCAGCCACCTCACCAAACTAAAGGAATTTTCCATCGTCCGGAATTCGCTGTCCCACCCCCCTCCTGATCTTCCAGGTACACATCTGATCAGGCTCTACCTGCAGGACAACCAGATCAACCACATCCCTCTGACAGCCTTCTCGAATCTCCGGAAGCTGGAACGGCTGGATATATCCAACAACCAGCTGCGCATGTTGACTCAAGGGGTCTTCGATAACCTCTCCAACCTGAAGCAGCTCACTGCTCGGAATAACCCTTGGTTCTGTGACTGCAGTATTAAATGGGTCACGGAATGGCTCAAACACATACCCTCATCTCTCAACGTGCGAGGTTTCATGTGCCAAGGTCCTGAACAAGTCCGGGGGATGGCGGTCCGGGAGTTGAATATGAATCTGTTGTCCtgtcccaccaccacccccgggCTGCCTCTCTTCACCCCAGCCCCAAGTTCAGCTTCTCCCACGACTCAGCCCCCCACAGTCTCTGGCCCAACCCGTAGCAGAAGCTATACGCCTCTAACTCCCATGGCATCGAAACTCCCCACGATTCCCGACTGGGATGGCAGAGAAAGAGTGACCCCGCCCCTTTCTGAACGGATCCAACTCTCTATCCATTTTGTGAATGACACCTCCATTCAAGTCAGCTGGCTCTCTCTCTTTACTGTGATGGCGTACAAACTCACGTGGGTGAAAATGGGCCACAGCTTGGTAGGGGGCATCGTGCAGGAGCGCATTGTCAGTGGTGAGAAGCAGCATCTGAGCCTGGTGAATTTAGAGCCCAGATCCACGTATCGGATTTGTTTAGTGCCACTGGATGCATTTAACTACCGCGCTGTAGAAGACACCATTTGTTCTGAGGCCACCACCCATGCCTCCTATATGAACAATGGTAGCAACACGGCTTCCAGCCACGAGCAGACGACTTCCCACAGCATGGGCTCCCCTTTTCTGTTGGCGGGCCTGATCGGGGGCGCAGTGATATTTGTGCTCGTGGTCCTGCTCAGTGTCTTTTGCTGGCACATGCACAAAAAGGGGCGCTACACCTCCCAGAAGTGGAAATACAACCGAGGACGGCGGAAAGATGACTATTGCGAGGCGGGCACCAAAAAGGACAATTCCATCCTGGAGATGACAGAAACCAGCTTTCAGATCGTCTCCTTAAATAACGATCAGCTCCTTAAAGGAGATTTCAGACTGCAGCCCATTTACACCCCAAATGGGGGCATTAATTACACAGACTGCCATATCCCCAACAACATGCGATACTGCAACAGCAGTGTGCCAGACCTGGAGCACTGCCATACGTGA